A single window of Pseudomonas benzenivorans DNA harbors:
- a CDS encoding MFS transporter yields MTSVWRTSGWVLLGASLILALSLGIRHGFGLFLAPMSAEFGWGREVFAFAIALQNLIWGLTQPFTGALADRFGAQRTIVVCGVLYALGLGLMGLADSAWTLSLSAGLLIGIGLSGTSFSVLLGVVGRAVPVEKRSMAMGVAAAAGSFGQFAMLPGSLGLISWLGWSAALLALGLLVALILPLAAMIKDNPPPSAGHDQSLADALREAAGHSGFWLLSLGFFVCGFQVVFIGVHLPAYLVDQHLPALVGTTVLALVGLFNVFGTYIAGWLGGRMAKPRLLSALYLARGVVIAVFIMVPLTVWSAYAFGIAMGLLWLSTVPLTNGTVATLFGVRNLSMLGGIVFLFHQLGAFLGGWLGGYLYDQTGSYDLVWQISIGLSLMAAALNWPVREQPVARLQGAGVGA; encoded by the coding sequence ATGACTTCGGTTTGGCGCACCAGTGGCTGGGTTCTGTTGGGGGCATCCCTGATCCTCGCGTTGTCACTGGGTATTCGTCACGGCTTCGGCCTGTTCCTGGCGCCCATGAGCGCCGAGTTTGGCTGGGGCCGTGAGGTGTTCGCCTTCGCCATCGCCTTGCAGAACCTGATCTGGGGTCTGACCCAGCCGTTCACCGGTGCGCTGGCCGACCGCTTCGGCGCCCAGCGCACCATCGTGGTCTGTGGCGTGCTCTACGCCCTCGGCCTGGGGCTGATGGGCCTGGCAGACTCGGCCTGGACGTTGTCCCTGAGCGCCGGCCTGCTGATCGGTATCGGCCTGTCCGGCACCTCCTTCTCGGTGCTGCTCGGGGTGGTGGGGCGCGCCGTGCCGGTGGAGAAGCGCAGCATGGCCATGGGCGTCGCCGCGGCGGCAGGCTCCTTCGGCCAGTTCGCCATGCTGCCCGGCAGTCTGGGCCTGATCAGCTGGCTGGGCTGGTCGGCGGCGTTGCTCGCCCTGGGCCTGCTGGTGGCCTTGATCCTGCCCTTGGCGGCGATGATCAAGGACAACCCGCCGCCCAGCGCGGGCCACGACCAGAGTCTGGCCGACGCCTTGCGCGAGGCCGCCGGGCACTCGGGCTTCTGGCTGCTGTCCCTGGGCTTTTTCGTCTGCGGCTTCCAGGTGGTGTTCATCGGCGTGCACCTGCCGGCCTACCTGGTGGATCAGCATCTGCCGGCGCTGGTCGGCACCACGGTGCTGGCCCTGGTCGGCCTGTTCAACGTATTCGGCACCTACATCGCCGGATGGCTGGGCGGGCGCATGGCCAAGCCGCGGCTGCTCAGCGCCCTGTATCTGGCGCGGGGTGTGGTGATCGCCGTGTTCATCATGGTGCCTCTGACGGTGTGGAGCGCCTACGCCTTTGGCATCGCCATGGGTCTGCTGTGGTTGTCCACGGTGCCGCTGACCAATGGCACGGTGGCGACCCTGTTCGGCGTGCGCAACCTGTCGATGCTCGGCGGCATCGTCTTCCTCTTCCACCAGCTCGGCGCCTTCCTCGGCGGCTGGCTGGGTGGCTACCTGTACGACCAGACCGGCAGCTACGACCTGGTCTGGCAGATTTCCATTGGGCTCAGCCTGATGGCCGCGGCGCT
- a CDS encoding GFA family protein, producing the protein MERFTGGCLCGNVRIVASGRPYRVGLCHCLDCRKHHGALFHASAVFPQEAVTIDGETRDYAGRFFCPRCGSSVFARTADEIEVNLGSLDAPDQLMPTYESWVIRRESWLPAFPLARRYERDRDPTGRFEE; encoded by the coding sequence ATGGAGCGATTCACGGGTGGCTGCCTGTGCGGCAACGTGCGCATCGTGGCGTCGGGGCGCCCCTATCGGGTCGGTCTTTGTCACTGCCTCGACTGCCGCAAGCACCACGGGGCCCTGTTTCACGCGTCCGCAGTGTTCCCCCAGGAGGCGGTGACCATCGATGGCGAGACACGCGACTACGCCGGGCGGTTTTTCTGTCCCCGTTGCGGTTCGTCCGTGTTTGCCCGCACCGCAGATGAAATCGAAGTGAACCTGGGGTCCCTGGATGCCCCTGACCAGCTGATGCCGACCTACGAAAGCTGGGTCATCCGGCGCGAATCCTGGTTGCCAGCGTTTCCGCTCGCCAGACGATACGAGCGCGATCGGGACCCTACGGGACGTTTCGAGGAGTAG
- a CDS encoding malate dehydrogenase, giving the protein MNKLSIVGVGMVGEAAAQIIAREEFCRELVLIDVQGELAKGKALDVWQAAVESGSDTRVYGGSNAELLQGSDLVVITAGVPRKPGQSRQDVLSINLPILDGIMLDIKRHAPAATVLVVSNPVDVLTYRAWSLSGQGRGKVFGQAGVLDTARMKCFIAEATGFSARDITALVLGGHGDSMVPLMRYCAVGSVPLSHFLSSQQIEQIVQRTRQGGGEILGLKKLGSACDAPGVAIAQMVDAIANGRNRILPAVAILEGEYGRTGIAMGVPCVLAEEGLARVIELSLDAQEQAMFDRSADQVVRDIAEMNAL; this is encoded by the coding sequence ATGAACAAGCTATCAATTGTGGGTGTCGGCATGGTGGGCGAGGCGGCGGCCCAGATCATCGCCCGGGAAGAGTTCTGTCGTGAGTTGGTGTTGATTGATGTGCAGGGTGAGTTGGCAAAGGGCAAGGCGCTAGACGTCTGGCAGGCGGCAGTCGAGTCAGGTTCTGATACCCGGGTTTACGGCGGCTCCAATGCCGAACTGCTGCAGGGATCTGACCTGGTGGTGATCACGGCGGGCGTGCCCCGCAAGCCTGGTCAGTCGCGTCAGGATGTGCTGAGTATCAACCTGCCGATTCTCGACGGCATCATGCTGGATATTAAGCGTCATGCTCCGGCGGCGACGGTGTTGGTGGTGTCGAACCCGGTCGACGTGCTGACCTATCGGGCTTGGTCTCTCAGTGGGCAGGGACGCGGCAAGGTATTCGGCCAGGCGGGGGTGCTGGATACAGCGCGCATGAAGTGTTTCATTGCCGAGGCGACGGGGTTTTCGGCTCGGGATATCACGGCGCTGGTGCTGGGCGGGCATGGCGATAGCATGGTGCCGCTGATGCGCTATTGTGCGGTCGGTTCGGTGCCGCTGTCTCACTTCCTGTCCAGTCAGCAGATAGAGCAAATTGTGCAGCGCACGCGTCAGGGTGGCGGCGAGATTCTCGGCTTGAAGAAACTGGGGAGCGCCTGCGATGCGCCGGGCGTGGCCATTGCACAGATGGTGGATGCTATCGCCAACGGGCGAAACCGCATTTTGCCGGCGGTCGCGATTCTCGAGGGCGAGTATGGGCGAACAGGTATCGCCATGGGTGTGCCCTGTGTGCTGGCAGAGGAGGGGCTTGCGCGGGTGATCGAGTTGTCTCTGGATGCGCAGGAGCAGGCGATGTTCGACCGCTCCGCCGATCAGGTGGTGCGTGATATTGCTGAAATGAATGCTTTGTGA
- a CDS encoding adenosylcobinamide-GDP ribazoletransferase yields the protein MTSLLIALQFLTRLPVSLAAMPTPAQVGRSLLCYPLVGALIGLLLLLVQPLLGDAPALLQAALLLTLWVGLSGGLHLDGLADSADAWIGGMGDRERTLSIMQDPRSGPMAVVVLVLLLLLKFVALVALLQAGEGWQLLLVPWLARGLLPLLLLSTPYVRAGGLGQALVEHLPRRPLPWVLAGHLAALLLLGWPALLAVLVAGLLFLYLRGAMLRRLGGTTGDTAGAMLELVECAVLVALAL from the coding sequence ATGACCTCCCTGCTGATCGCCCTGCAGTTCCTCACCCGCCTGCCGGTCAGCCTGGCGGCCATGCCGACGCCCGCGCAGGTCGGCCGTTCGCTGCTCTGCTACCCGCTGGTCGGCGCGCTGATCGGCCTGCTGCTGCTGCTGGTCCAGCCTCTGCTCGGCGATGCTCCGGCCCTGCTCCAGGCGGCGCTGTTGCTGACGCTCTGGGTCGGCCTGTCCGGTGGCCTGCACCTGGACGGCCTGGCCGACAGTGCCGATGCCTGGATCGGCGGCATGGGCGACCGTGAACGCACCCTGAGCATCATGCAGGACCCGCGCAGCGGGCCGATGGCGGTGGTCGTCCTGGTGCTGCTGCTGTTGCTCAAGTTCGTCGCCCTGGTGGCTTTGCTGCAGGCGGGCGAGGGCTGGCAGCTGCTGCTGGTGCCCTGGCTGGCGCGCGGGCTGTTGCCGTTGCTGCTGCTGAGCACGCCCTACGTGCGAGCTGGCGGCCTGGGCCAGGCGCTGGTCGAGCACCTGCCACGCAGGCCACTGCCCTGGGTGCTGGCCGGGCACCTGGCGGCGCTGCTGCTGCTCGGCTGGCCGGCGCTGCTGGCCGTGCTGGTGGCCGGGCTGCTGTTCCTCTACCTGCGTGGGGCCATGCTGCGGCGCCTCGGCGGCACCACCGGCGATACGGCGGGGGCCATGCTGGAGCTGGTGGAGTGCGCGGTACTGGTGGCCCTGGCGCTTTGA
- the cobC gene encoding alpha-ribazole phosphatase family protein, whose translation MTLSLELLRHGETEQGGGLRGSLDDALTTAGWAQLRAAVVNAGPWDRLVSSPLQRCARFAEELAAQRRLPLSLEPGLQELHFGAWEGRSAAELMETDAEALGRFWADPYAFTPPGGEPLVDFEARVLAAVQRLQARHVGERLLLVTHGGVMRLLLARARGLPRASLLQVSVGHARRHRLECQADGRLRELP comes from the coding sequence ATGACGCTCTCTCTGGAACTCCTGCGCCACGGGGAGACCGAGCAGGGCGGCGGCCTGCGCGGCAGCCTGGACGACGCGCTGACGACCGCGGGCTGGGCCCAGCTGCGCGCCGCCGTGGTGAACGCCGGCCCCTGGGATCGCCTGGTCAGCTCGCCGCTGCAGCGCTGCGCCCGTTTCGCCGAGGAGCTGGCGGCGCAGCGTCGCCTGCCTTTGAGCCTGGAGCCGGGCCTGCAGGAGTTGCACTTCGGCGCCTGGGAAGGGCGCAGCGCCGCGGAGCTGATGGAGACCGACGCCGAGGCGCTGGGGCGCTTCTGGGCCGACCCCTACGCCTTCACCCCGCCCGGTGGCGAGCCGCTGGTGGATTTCGAGGCGCGGGTGCTGGCGGCAGTGCAGCGCCTGCAGGCGCGCCACGTCGGCGAGCGCCTGCTGCTGGTGACCCATGGCGGGGTAATGCGCCTGCTGCTGGCCAGGGCCCGCGGGCTGCCCCGCGCCAGCCTGCTGCAGGTGAGCGTCGGCCATGCCCGGCGCCATCGCCTGGAATGCCAGGCAGACGGCCGCCTGCGGGAGCTGCCATGA
- the cobT gene encoding nicotinate-nucleotide--dimethylbenzimidazole phosphoribosyltransferase, translating to MTAQWWQTAAKPLDQPMQANAEARQQQLTKPSGSLGQLEPLAIQLAALQGRERPRVERIWISIFAGDHGVVEEGVSAYPQAVTGQMLANFVGGGAAISVLARQLRATLEVLDLGTAVPGAALPGVRQLRLGPGTQNFLNGPAMSVEQTLLALQAGRDSLLRAEQAGSELFIGGEMGIGNTSAATALACWLLDCPAAELVGPGTGLDGDGVARKARVIEAALALHGPALRGPLETLQRLGGFEIAALAGAYLACAQRGVPALVDGFICSVAAMLAARLNPGCRDWLLFAHCGAEPGHRRVLEALEAAPLLHLGLRLGEGSGAALAVPLLQLACRLHDEMATFAEAAVAPRAP from the coding sequence ATGACGGCGCAGTGGTGGCAAACCGCTGCCAAGCCGCTGGACCAGCCGATGCAGGCCAATGCTGAGGCGCGCCAGCAACAGCTGACCAAGCCGAGCGGTTCACTTGGCCAGCTCGAGCCGCTGGCGATTCAGCTGGCCGCTTTGCAAGGCCGTGAGCGGCCGCGCGTCGAGCGGATATGGATCAGTATCTTCGCCGGCGACCATGGCGTGGTGGAGGAGGGGGTTTCGGCCTACCCGCAGGCCGTCACCGGGCAGATGCTGGCCAACTTCGTCGGCGGTGGCGCGGCGATCAGCGTGCTGGCCAGGCAGCTGCGGGCGACCCTGGAAGTGCTCGACCTGGGGACCGCCGTGCCGGGCGCGGCCCTGCCAGGGGTACGCCAGCTGCGTCTGGGGCCCGGCACGCAGAACTTTCTCAACGGCCCGGCGATGAGCGTCGAGCAGACGTTGCTGGCTTTACAGGCCGGACGCGACAGCCTGTTGCGCGCCGAGCAGGCCGGCAGTGAGCTGTTTATCGGCGGCGAGATGGGCATCGGCAACACCAGCGCCGCCACGGCCCTGGCCTGCTGGCTGCTGGACTGCCCGGCAGCCGAGCTGGTGGGGCCGGGCACCGGCCTGGACGGCGACGGTGTGGCGCGCAAGGCGCGGGTGATCGAGGCGGCACTGGCCCTGCATGGTCCGGCGCTGCGCGGCCCGCTCGAGACCCTGCAACGCCTCGGCGGCTTCGAGATCGCCGCCCTGGCCGGCGCCTACCTGGCGTGCGCCCAGCGCGGCGTGCCGGCATTGGTCGACGGCTTTATCTGCAGCGTCGCCGCTATGCTGGCGGCACGCCTGAATCCCGGCTGCCGAGACTGGCTGCTGTTCGCCCACTGTGGCGCCGAGCCGGGGCATCGCCGCGTACTGGAGGCCCTGGAGGCCGCGCCGCTGCTGCACCTGGGCCTGCGCCTGGGCGAGGGCAGCGGCGCCGCCCTGGCCGTGCCATTGCTGCAACTGGCCTGCCGCCTGCACGACGAGATGGCCACCTTCGCCGAGGCGGCGGTGGCGCCGCGAGCGCCATGA
- the cobU gene encoding bifunctional adenosylcobinamide kinase/adenosylcobinamide-phosphate guanylyltransferase, producing MIELILGGARSGKSRLAEKLTAESGLAVTYIATSQALDGEMRARIREHQARRPAHWGLVEEPVELARVLREQAAEGHCLLVDCLTLWLSNLLMLDDPARLRAERDALLEALSVLPGRIILVSNETGLGVVPLGELTRRYVDEAGWLHQTLAQRCQRVTFTVAGLPMVLKGERL from the coding sequence ATGATCGAACTGATCCTCGGCGGCGCCCGTTCCGGCAAGAGCCGCCTGGCCGAGAAGCTGACCGCCGAATCGGGCCTGGCGGTGACCTATATCGCCACCAGTCAGGCGCTGGACGGCGAGATGCGCGCGCGCATTCGCGAACACCAAGCGCGGCGGCCGGCGCACTGGGGCCTGGTCGAAGAGCCCGTCGAGCTGGCCCGGGTGCTGCGCGAGCAGGCGGCTGAGGGACACTGCCTGCTGGTCGACTGCCTGACCCTGTGGTTGAGCAACCTGCTGATGCTGGACGATCCGGCGCGCCTGCGGGCCGAGCGTGACGCCCTGCTGGAGGCGCTGAGCGTGCTGCCGGGGCGCATCATCCTGGTCAGCAACGAGACCGGGCTGGGGGTGGTGCCCCTGGGCGAGCTGACCCGCCGCTATGTCGACGAAGCCGGCTGGCTGCACCAGACCCTGGCGCAGCGGTGTCAGCGGGTGACCTTCACCGTGGCTGGTCTGCCGATGGTGCTCAAGGGGGAAAGGCTATGA
- a CDS encoding cobyric acid synthase encodes MPATGVPATLMVQGTTSDAGKSTLVTALCRWLRRQGVAVVPFKPQNMALNSAVTEDGGEIGRAQAVQAQAAGLAPHTDMNPVLLKPNSDTGAQVIIHGRAISSMEAAAYHDYKQVAMDAVLASHRRLSAAYSVVMVEGAGSPAEINLRAGDIANMGFAEAVDCPVILIADIDKGGVFAHLVGTLALLSESEQARIRGFVINRFRGDIALLQPGLDWLERRTGKPVLGVLPYLMDFHLEAEDAIDTRQAAKSGESIRVAVPVLPRISNHTDFDPLRLHPQVELLFVGPGQAIPPADLIILPGSKSVRADLAFLRGQGWSAAIQKHLRYGGKLLGICGGLQMLGQAIDDPSGLEGPPGSSAGLGLLEFSTVLEPEKQLRNVQGRLRLEDAPVSGYEIHAGVSRGAGLNGAVRLDDGRSDGAISADGQVLGTYLHGLFESGAACSALLRWAGLREVQTVDYQALRERDIERLADLVEEHLDTHKLRELCGLA; translated from the coding sequence ATGCCGGCCACCGGGGTGCCGGCCACCCTGATGGTGCAGGGCACCACCTCCGACGCCGGCAAGAGCACCCTGGTGACCGCGCTGTGTCGCTGGCTCCGGCGCCAGGGCGTGGCCGTGGTGCCGTTCAAGCCGCAGAACATGGCGCTCAATTCCGCCGTTACCGAAGACGGCGGCGAGATTGGCCGCGCCCAGGCGGTGCAGGCCCAAGCCGCCGGCCTGGCGCCGCACACTGACATGAACCCGGTGTTGCTCAAGCCCAACAGCGACACCGGCGCCCAGGTGATCATTCACGGTCGCGCCATCAGCAGCATGGAGGCCGCCGCCTACCACGACTACAAGCAGGTGGCGATGGACGCGGTGCTGGCGTCCCACCGGCGCCTGTCCGCCGCCTACTCGGTGGTGATGGTGGAGGGCGCCGGCTCGCCGGCGGAGATCAACCTGCGCGCCGGCGATATCGCCAACATGGGCTTCGCCGAGGCGGTGGACTGCCCGGTGATCCTCATCGCCGACATCGACAAGGGCGGGGTGTTCGCCCATCTGGTTGGCACATTGGCGCTGCTGTCCGAAAGCGAGCAGGCGCGTATCCGGGGTTTCGTGATCAACCGCTTCCGCGGCGACATCGCCCTGTTGCAGCCGGGCCTGGACTGGCTGGAGCGGCGCACCGGCAAGCCGGTGCTGGGGGTGCTGCCCTACCTGATGGATTTCCACCTGGAAGCCGAAGACGCCATCGACACCCGCCAGGCGGCGAAGAGCGGAGAATCGATCAGGGTGGCGGTGCCGGTGCTGCCGCGCATCAGCAACCACACCGACTTCGATCCGCTGCGCCTGCATCCCCAGGTCGAGCTGCTCTTCGTCGGCCCCGGCCAGGCGATTCCGCCGGCCGACCTGATCATCCTGCCCGGCTCCAAGAGCGTGCGCGCCGACCTGGCCTTCCTGCGCGGGCAGGGCTGGTCGGCGGCTATCCAAAAGCACCTGCGTTATGGCGGCAAGCTGCTGGGCATCTGCGGCGGCCTGCAGATGCTCGGCCAGGCGATCGACGACCCGTCTGGCCTGGAAGGCCCGCCCGGCAGCAGTGCGGGGCTCGGCCTGCTGGAATTTTCCACCGTGCTGGAGCCCGAGAAGCAGCTGCGCAACGTGCAGGGCCGGCTGCGCCTGGAGGACGCGCCGGTGAGCGGCTATGAGATCCACGCCGGGGTCAGCCGCGGCGCCGGGTTGAATGGCGCCGTGCGCCTGGACGACGGCCGCAGCGATGGCGCCATCAGCGCCGACGGCCAGGTGCTCGGCACCTACCTGCACGGCCTGTTCGAGTCGGGCGCGGCCTGCAGCGCGCTGCTGCGCTGGGCCGGGCTGCGCGAGGTGCAGACGGTCGACTACCAGGCCCTGCGCGAGCGGGACATCGAACGCCTGGCCGATCTGGTCGAGGAGCATCTGGATACGCACAAACTGCGCGAGCTGTGCGGCCTCGCGTAG
- the cobD gene encoding threonine-phosphate decarboxylase CobD translates to MLEHGGRLRAAARRHGIALADWLDLSTGVAPHGWALPAIPATAWSRLPEPDDGLDDAARDYYGAPALLPVAGSQAAIQALPRLRGPSRVGILSPAYAEHAAAWRREGHQLLALEAEQVDERLAQLDVLLLINPNNPSGQRFASEQLLAWHARLAARGGWLLVDEAFIDCTPQHSLAAYSDLPGLIVLRSFGKFFGLAGIRLGFVLAEPALLKRLDELLGPWTVNGPARAVATALLRDRQGQRAQRERLLADGRRLGELLGAHGLPPSGGCALFQCCVYPRAQQLHAFLAAHGILTRLFDSPPSLRFGLPADEPGWTRLEQALGRFMEHPI, encoded by the coding sequence GTGCTTGAGCATGGCGGACGGCTGCGCGCGGCGGCGCGGCGCCATGGCATCGCCCTTGCCGACTGGCTGGACCTGTCCACCGGCGTCGCGCCCCACGGCTGGGCGCTGCCGGCTATCCCGGCAACCGCCTGGAGTCGTCTGCCCGAGCCGGACGATGGGCTGGACGACGCGGCCCGCGACTATTACGGCGCGCCGGCCCTGCTGCCGGTGGCCGGCTCCCAGGCGGCGATCCAGGCCTTGCCACGCCTGCGCGGGCCCTCGCGGGTCGGCATCCTGTCGCCGGCCTACGCCGAACACGCCGCGGCCTGGCGCCGCGAAGGCCATCAGCTGCTGGCGCTCGAGGCCGAGCAGGTCGACGAGCGCCTGGCGCAGCTGGACGTGCTGCTGCTGATCAACCCGAACAATCCCAGCGGCCAGCGTTTCGCTTCCGAGCAGTTGCTGGCCTGGCATGCCCGCCTGGCGGCGCGCGGCGGCTGGCTGCTGGTCGACGAGGCCTTTATCGACTGCACGCCGCAGCACAGCCTGGCGGCCTACAGCGACCTGCCGGGGCTGATCGTGCTGCGTTCGTTCGGCAAGTTCTTCGGCCTGGCCGGTATCCGCCTGGGTTTCGTACTGGCCGAGCCGGCGCTGCTGAAGCGTCTGGACGAGCTGCTCGGCCCCTGGACGGTCAACGGCCCGGCGCGGGCAGTGGCGACCGCCTTGCTGCGGGATCGACAGGGCCAGCGGGCGCAGCGCGAGCGCCTGCTGGCCGACGGCCGGCGCCTGGGCGAGCTGCTCGGCGCCCATGGCCTGCCGCCCAGCGGTGGCTGTGCGCTGTTCCAGTGCTGTGTCTATCCACGCGCGCAGCAGCTGCACGCCTTCCTCGCCGCTCACGGCATTCTCACCCGCCTGTTCGACAGCCCGCCCAGCCTGCGCTTCGGCCTGCCGGCCGACGAGCCGGGCTGGACCCGCCTGGAACAGGCCCTAGGACGCTTCATGGAGCACCCGATATGA
- the cbiB gene encoding adenosylcobinamide-phosphate synthase CbiB, with the protein MSLLLATLAGVGLDTALGEPKRGHPLVAFGRLAERLEQRFNGGGRGWRSHGITAWCLAVLPPTLLVGWLSHFSALGWLAEVLALYLALGLKSLGEHALPVAQALRLGDLSLARRRVGHMVSRNTAALDASGVARAGSESVLENGSDAVFAALFWFLVGGAPGVVLYRLSNTLDAMWGYRNARFERFGWAAARIDDGLNYVPARLVALTYALLGRTGLALRCWWQQAPHWDSPNAGPVMAAGAGALGIALGGPAEYHGEVHARPLLGEGPPPRARDIERALNLVYGGVLLWLALLLAWGLWGA; encoded by the coding sequence ATGAGTCTGCTGCTCGCCACCCTGGCCGGCGTTGGCCTGGATACGGCGCTGGGCGAGCCGAAGCGCGGCCATCCGCTGGTGGCCTTCGGGCGCCTGGCCGAACGCCTGGAGCAGCGTTTCAATGGCGGCGGCCGTGGCTGGCGCAGCCACGGCATCACGGCCTGGTGCCTGGCGGTGTTGCCGCCGACCCTGCTGGTCGGCTGGCTCAGCCATTTTTCCGCCCTCGGCTGGCTGGCGGAGGTGCTCGCCCTCTACCTCGCCCTGGGCTTGAAGAGCCTCGGCGAGCACGCGCTTCCCGTGGCACAGGCGCTGCGCCTCGGCGACCTGTCGTTGGCGCGCCGGCGGGTTGGCCATATGGTCAGCCGCAACACCGCCGCCCTGGATGCCAGCGGAGTGGCCCGGGCCGGCAGCGAGTCGGTGCTGGAGAACGGCTCGGATGCGGTGTTCGCCGCGCTGTTCTGGTTCCTCGTCGGCGGCGCGCCCGGCGTGGTGCTCTACCGCCTGAGCAATACCCTGGACGCCATGTGGGGCTATCGCAACGCCCGCTTCGAGCGCTTCGGCTGGGCCGCGGCGCGGATCGACGACGGCCTCAACTATGTCCCCGCGCGCCTGGTGGCGCTGACCTACGCGCTGCTCGGGCGCACCGGTCTGGCGCTGCGCTGCTGGTGGCAGCAGGCGCCGCACTGGGACAGCCCCAATGCCGGGCCGGTGATGGCCGCCGGCGCCGGCGCCCTGGGCATCGCTCTGGGCGGGCCGGCCGAGTATCACGGCGAGGTGCACGCGCGTCCGCTGCTGGGCGAGGGGCCGCCGCCCCGGGCGCGGGACATCGAGCGGGCGTTGAACCTGGTGTACGGCGGTGTGCTGCTGTGGCTGGCATTGCTGCTGGCCTGGGGGCTGTGGGGTGCTTGA